In Caulobacter sp. X, the sequence CGGGCCTCGTCCTTGCGGCCCTGGCGCGCCAGGAAGACGGTGTAGCGGGCGACGCCCTCGAAGCCCGGATAGTGGTCGGCGGCCCAGCGCAGGGCGGTCTCGGCCTGTTCGTCGCGGGCCAGGGCCTGATAGACGCGGCCCAGGGCCAGCATGGTGTGGGGCGTGCGGCCCGCGTTGGGCGTCTCGCCCAGCTTCTCCAGCAGGGGGAGAGCCTCGCCCGGGCGGTTCAGCTCGATCAGCGCGTTGGCGCGGCCCAGCAATAGCTGGGGATCGTCGGCGTACATGCCCGTCAGGCTGTCGGCGTAGAGCCGTTCGGCCTCGGCGTGCTTTCCCAGTTCCGTGGCGGCCACCGCAAGGCGGACGCGGTTGGCGACGGTGGGCGCGTCATCGACGGCCTTGGCGGCTTCGCGGTACTCGCGCTGCGGGTCCAGAGCCTGTCGGGCGGCGGCGCCCACCTTGCGCGCGGTCCGGCCGCCCCAGAGCTGGGGTCCGATGACGGCGATGAAATAGACGAGCCCGCCGATCGGCTGGAACGCCAGGATGATCCACAGCCAGTACATCTGCTGGCCGGTGCGGACCACGTGGACGCACAGGGCGATGGCGATCAGGAGCGACAGGCCGAGAAGCGGCAGGGGCAGCGAGAACATCCTGGCGTCTTCTCCCGAGCGACCGGCGGCGTCAATCGTCGGATTTGGCGGGCTTCCTCGGATCGGCCTTCGGCGCGGGGGCCAGGCGCATGACCTCGGCCTGGTAGCGCTCGTCATCGCCGACGGCCGCGAAGGGGAGGGCGTCGGCGATCGCGTCCAGCATCGGGTCCAGCCACTGGTGCTCGACCTTGTGGAAGTCGCCCAGCACGTAGTGCATGACCGCGTCCTTATGGCCGGGGTGGCCCACGCCGATGCGGCCGCGGCGGAAGGCGTCGCCGACCTGGCTAGTCACCGAGCGGATCCCGTTGTTGCCGGCCGCCCCGCCGCCCGCCTTCATCCGGAAGCGCCCCGGGGCCATGTCGATCTCGTCGTGGAAGACGATCACGTCGGCGGGCTTGAGCTTGAAGAACTTCATGGCCTCGCCCACGGCGCGGCCGCTCTCGTTGTAATAGGTCTTGGGCTTGAGCAGGAGCAGCTTCACCGGCCCGTCGGGCGTGTTCACCTGGCCCTCGCAGGCCAGCCCCTGAAACCGCGCGCGCCACGGCGCCGTGCCCCACTTACGCGCCAGGGCGTCGACGGCCATGAAGCCGACGTTGTGGCGGTTCTTCTCGTACTTGGGCTCGGGATTGCCCAGGCCGGCGAGGATCAGCATCGCGGAGTTCTCAAGAGCACAAAGCAAAAAGGGCGGGCCCGAAAGCCCGCCCTTCTCAAATCAGATCGGAGATCCGACCGCCAGGCGATTAGCCTTCGGTCGTGGTGTCGCCGGCGTCCGACTGGGCGGCCGACGAGGCCTTGACGTTGGCGATCACGAAGTCGCGGTCCATGGCGGGCTTCACGCCGGCGGGCAGCTTGACTTCCGAGATGCGGATCACGTCGCCCAGGTCGTGGTTGGCCAGGTCGATGACCAGCTCTTCCGGGATCTGGTCGGCCGGGCAGGCCAGTTCGACGGTGTGACGGATGACTTCCAGCGTGCCGCCCTTCTTCAGGCCGACCGAGATGTCCTGGTTCTTGAAGTGAACCGGCACTTCGATCTTGATCAGCTGGTGCTCGTCGACGCGGTACAGGTCGAAGTGGATCGGCTCGTCGGTGACGGGGTGGAATTGCACGGCCTTGGCGATGACCGATTGCTTTTCTTCGCCGTATTGCAGCGTGACCAGGTGGCCCAGCAGCTTGCCGGTGTACAGCGACTTGCGGAATTCGTTGGCCTTCACGGCGATGTTCACCGGAGCCTTGCCGCCGCCGTACAGGACGCCGGGGACCTTGCCTTCGCGGCGGGTGGCGCGCGCGTTGCCGGTGCCGGCGCCGTCGCGGACTTCAACGTTCAGAATGATCTCGGCCATGAGGCTGTCTTTCTCGAGAGCCGTATGCTCTCGTCTATGACCCAGCGCCTATGGCCGTATCGCCACGCTCGCCCGGTCGTTTTGGGGTCGCGCTACATACACAAAAGGGCCGGGCGACGCAACGCCCGGCCCTTTCGCGCCTGAGGATCGGAAAATCAGCTCTTCTTGGCGGCGGGCTTCTTGCCGCCGGTCTTGGCCTTGCGGGAGTTGCTGCCCGCGCCCTTCACCGCGATCGACTCCTTGACCGGCAGCACGCGCGGCGCGTCGGGCGGCAGATCAGCGCCCGCGCCCTTGGCGATGCAGGCGCCGGTGTCGATCAGGATGTGCTGGCCCAGGCAGAAGACGTCCTCGTAGTGCGGCTTGGACACCGCCAGGCACTGATAGAGGTTGAGCTTGGCCATGTTCAGGCAATTGGCCGTGGCCCAGTCGCCGCTGAGCGCGTCGATGGAGGCCAGGTTGTTGTCGCCCGCCGCGCCGAGGGCGGCGAGGGCGGCCACGGCCAGGCCGCGGATCACGATCGGCTGGTAGGGGGCGGGCGCGGCGCGGGGCGTCAGGCCCAGGGACTGGCCGCCCAGCGAAGCCTGCTGCAGCACCGCGACATCGGCGCTTTCGGCCAGGGCCGGGGTGGCCGACAGGGTCTTGGCGGCGGCCAGGCGGCCGTCGCGATCGCTGACCACGCCCTTGGACCACGACGAGTGCTGCACGTCGTAGGCGGCCTGCTTCACCGCCTTGCCGGCCGTGTAGACCTTGAGGCCATCGCCGCCGATCTGGTCGATGATCAGGCCGGCGGCGCTGTCGGCGCCCTTGAAAACGGCCGCGTAGGACGGGTTGGAGAAGATGTTGTTGATCATCTCCTGGCGCTGGGCGGGATGGGCCGCGACCTCGCGCACCGAGGCGACGAAGGTGGGGTCCTGCAGGGCCAGGACGGCGGCGTAGGCTACCGCGCCGTTCATGAACGACTTCGGCTCATAGGCGGCGCCGACCTTCAGCGAGGCCTGGATCTGGTCGCCGTTCTGGAACGTCGGCGAGACGGCGGCGGCGCGGGCCATGTAGCCGCGGAAGGCGCTGGCGCGCTCGATCACCTGGGCCGAAAGCGTGATCGGCGGGGTGGGGGGCGGAGCCTGGACGACTGGCGGGGGCGGCGGCGGGGGCGGGGAGCTACAGGCGGCGATGATCGCCGTCAGCGCCACGGCGGTCGTCGCGACAACGACGCGCGTACGCGAAAAGGAACGCATTCTCGAACTTCCCCATCAGTCTTGGCAGGCCGGCTTGGCCGAAGCGCGTAGCAGCTCCGGCGGGCGGCATTGTGACTGTCGCTCCGTTAACCAAGCTTTTACAAGCGTGGCCGTGGTTTTCCGGGAATTGGGGGCGCGGCGATTAACCACGATCGCCGCCATGTCCTCTAGGGCCAGACGGGCCCTAGTCGAACAGCTTGGAAACCGACTCTTCGTTGGCGATCCGTCGGATGGCCTCGCCGATCAGCGGGGCGCACGAGACATAGCGGATCTTGGGGCAGGCCTTGGCGGGATCCGAGGCCTCGATCGAGTCGGTGACCACCAGCTCGGTCAGCACCGAATTGGCGACGCGATCGACCGCCGCGCCGGACAGGACGCCGTGGGTGATGTAGGCGCTGACCGACTTGGCGCCGTGGCTCATCAGGGCCTGGGCGGCGTTGCACAGGGTGCCGGCCGAGTCGGCGATGTCGTCGAACAGGATGCAGCGGCGGTCCTTGACGTCACCGATGATGTTCATGACTTCCGACTGGCCAGGGCCCGAGCGGCGCTTGTCGACGATGGCGAGGTCGGCGTCGTCCAGGCGCTTGGCCAGAGCCCGGGCGCGCACCACGCCCCCGACGTCCGGCGAGACGACCATCAGGTCGTCGCCCATCGGATAGTGCTTGCGGATGTCGTCGGCCATCAGGCGCGAGGGCAAGAGGTTGTCGGTCGGGATGTCGAAGAAGCCTTGGATCTGGCCCGCGTGCAGGTCCATGGTCAGGACGCGGTCGGCGCCCGAGCGGGTGATCAGATTGGCCACCAGCTTGGCCGAGATCGGCGTGCGGCCGCCGGTCTTCCGGTCCTGGCGGGCGTAGCCGAAGTAGGGCAGCACGGCCGTGATCCGCTTGCCCGACGCGCGCTTGAGGGCGTCGATGCAGATCAGGAGCTCCATCAGGTTGTCGTTGGCCGGATAGCTGGTCGACTGGATAACGAAGACGTCCTCGCCCCGCACGTTCTCGTCGATGGTGACGAACACTTCGAGGTCGGCGAACCGGCGCACCTGGGCGCGGGTAAGCGGCATGTCGAGATATTCCGCGATCGCCTGGGACAGCGGGCGGTTGGAGTTGCCGGACAGCAGCTTCATGGAGATATCTCGGGGTGGGGGGCGGCCGATGCGGGGGCTTCTAGCAGGCGAAGCTCTGGAAACAAGTGTTAACGGGCAGACTTTTTCGATTCCGTAATCGGACGATCGGCGGCGTGGCCTAGGCGCCTCACGCCTCCAGCATGATCGCCGACAACAAACGCCCGTAATCACCCTCGTTGTTCAGGAAGGCGCGGCGGTTGGAGAAGAACCATTCCTCTTCCGCTCGCGTGTCTCGGCCGACCCATTCGCGGCGTTCGACCCCGGCGGTTTCCAGCCGGTCCAGTACGAAGGCCGGCAAGTCGAAGAAGCGCTTGTCCTCCGAGACGCCTGGTTTGAAGAACCGGCCCGAGCCGGGGCAATCGGCCTCGAACTTGTGCAGAAAGTCGAGCCCCACCTCGTAGGATTTCGGCCCGATGCAGGGGCCGACGACGCCGGTGATGTTGGCCGGATTGGCGCCCAGCTCGACCATGCGGTCCACGGCGGCCTGGACGACGCCGTCCAAGGCCCCGCGCCAGCCGGCGTGGGCGGCGGCCACGACGCGGGCGTCCGGATCGACCAGCAGCACCGGCGCGCAGTCGGCCGCCATGGCGCCGCAGATGACGCCCGGCGTCTTGCTGACCACCGCGTCGCCCTGCGGACGCGCGTCGCCCCACGAGCCGTCGGCCGTGATCGCGATGGTCGAGTGGATCTGGTAGCAGACGTTCAGGTCGGCCGGGTCGCCGCCGAACCAGCGGGCGATGCGGGCCCGGTTCTCCTCGACGTCGGCCGGCTCGTCCTGGCTGCCGCGCCCGACGTTCAGGCTCTCGTAGATCCCCTTCGAGACCCCGCCCTGGCGCGTGAAGAAGGCGTGCTTGACGCCGGGCAGGCTGGCCAGCAGCGGCGACTGGATGGTGGGCAGGTCGGGCTTTTGAGTCATGTCGCGTCCTCGAAGAGGGGGGGCGAAAGGTCGGGCGAACACAGGCACGCCACCTTGAACAGGCTCCCCATCTGCGCCTCGCCGAGCAGCCGATCAAGCTGTCTTCCAATCTGCTCGGTCTTCTCGGGCTGGCGGGCGGCGAGGGCCTCGGCGCGGTCGAGGATGCCCAAGGCCAGCAGGAACTGGGCTTGGGTCAGGATCGGTCCAGCCTTGGCCCCGGCCTCGCGCGCGGCGGCGACCACCGACGGGAAGTCGGCCCACACGGTCAGGTCGGCCAGGCCCGCCGTCTTCAGCGGATCGACCTTCTGGTGGTTCTGGATCGCCTGCAGCGTGTCGCCGGCCTCGGGCTGGGCGCGGCCATAGTCGATCAGCAGCGCCGCGCCGCCGTCGATGCCGAGGCGATGGGCGATATCGGAGGCGATGGCGGCCTGGGCGGGGGAGGTCTCAACGACCGCGCCCGCCGCCAAATCCTCCCCCCAGAGGGGGAGGTGGTCCGAAGGACCGGAGGGGGGAGAGGCAGGGGCGGCGGGACTTCCCCCTCCGTCCGCTGCGCGGACACCTCCCCCTCGGGGGGGAGGATTTAGGGGGCGCAGTCCGAACGCCAGCTCCCCGTCCGCGCCCAGCCCGATCACCCGCTCGGCCCAGCCGTCTTGCACGCGGACGAACTGCCGAGCCGGCAGGCAGTCGAGGAGCTCGTTGGCGACAAGGATCATCGGCGCGCCGCCGGGAACCTCGTCCAGGCGGGAAGCCCAACGCGGGCGATCGCCCAGCCGCTCGGCTTGGCGAGCCTTAAGCGGTTCGGAGACCTCGACCAGCCAGACATCGGCGGCTTCCAGGAAGTCCGGCGCCACGCGCGCGGCGCGCAGCAAGTCGCTCATCAGCGTCCCGTCGCCGGGACCCATTTCGACCAGGCGGAACGGCGCGGGGCGGCCCAGGCGCGTCCAGGTCTCGACCATCCAGAGGCCGATCAGCTCGCCGAACATCTGGCTGACCAGCGGCGCGGTGATGAAGTCGCCGCCGGCGCCCAGATCGGGCCGCGTGGCGTAGTAGCCGTCGCGCGGATCGTGCAGGCAGCGGGTGAAGAACTCGGGCACGGCGATCGGCCCGTCATGGGCGATCTGGGCCTTGAGGCGCTCCAGCAGGCTCATGACGTCAGGCGGCGGGCTCGGCCGGGGCGCGCAGCGACCGCCACAGCATCCAGCCGCCCACGAGGATCATCGGCGCCGACAGCATCATCCCCATGGTCAGGCCGAACGGGAAGTCGGGCATGCCGATATCGGGATTGCGCACGTTCTCCAGCGACAGGCGGAACAGGCCATAGGCCAGCAGGAAGGTCGCGACGATCGCGCCGCGCCGTTGCAGCCACTTCAGCCGGTAGATGGCGAAGGCCAGGATCAGGAACAGCAGCAGGCCTTCGAGGCCCGCCTCGTAAAGCTGGCTGGGATGGCGCGGCAGCTCGCCGGCCGGACAGATCCCTTGCGGATGGCTGGCGCGGATCGTCTGATTACAGAAGATGATCCCCCACGGGCCGTCGGTGACCCGTCCCCACAGCTCGCCATTGATGAAGTTGGCGATGCGGCCGAAGAACAGGCCGATCGGAACCACCGGCGCGACCAGGTCGCCCAGCTTCAGCATGTCGATCTTGTTGCGCTGGGCGAACAGGGCGATCGCCGCGCAGACGCCCAGGAAGCCGCCGTGGAAGGACATGCCGCCTTCCCAGATCTTGAAGGCGTCGCTCGGGTGGGCCAGCAGCCACGTCCGCTGGGCGTCATTGGGCAGCATGTAGAACAGGATGTAGCCCAGCCGGCCGCCCAGGATGATGCCCAGGGTGATCCAGAGGACGAGGTCGTCGATCTGCAGGGGCGTGGCGGTGGGCGTGCGGCCGCCCCACAGGCTGGGCGTCCTCGTCAGGCGCACGGCGTATCGCCAGCCCAGCAGGATGCCCGCGACATAGGCCAGGGCGTACCAGCGCAGCGCCAGCGGGCCCCATTGCAGGGCGAACGAACCGATGTGAACGACCGGGTCGATGTCGGGGAAGATCACGCGCTCGGGCTCCGCTCGGGACAGATCGTCGCACCTATAGAGCCCGTTGGACGAAAATGTGAGCGGTTTCGCCGCCGCGACTCGCGCCTAAGGACTCCTTGGCTCTTCGCTTTCATCCCTTGTTTCCCATATAAGGAGGGCTCGCCCATCCGCGGGCGCGTGGAAAACCGATGCACAGCCAGAACCCGATCCTCGACGAATTCGCCAAGCTGACCCAGGCGGCCATGGGCATCGCCCAGACGGCGGGCGAGGAAGCCAAGTCCGCGATGCGGGCCCAGGCGGATCGGCTGGCGGCCGAGTTCGACCTGATCCGCCGCGACGATTTCGAGGCGCTGAAGGCCGAGGTGGCGGCGCTGCGCGAAGAGGTCGCCGCCCTGAAAGCGACCAAGAAGGCTCCGGCCAAGAAGAGCGCGGCGACGGGCGAATAACAGCCTTAACAGCTCGCCCACGGCGTGAAGCGAGTTGAGACGAACGCCGCGAAGCAGATTACTGTCCTCGGTACGTGAGCGAATCACGGCGGGGCTCACCCCCGCCCGCGCTGGCGGGGACGCAGGATTCTCATGGACACCCAACCGGAAGAAGACGACGTCCTGATGGCTCTCGATCCCCTCGAGGTGGTCGAACATGTGCTGTCGGCCGAAAACCTGACCTTTGATCGCACCGAAGACGGCGACCTGGCCTTCGCGCTGAAAGGCGACTGGAAGGACTACGAGCTGTGGTTCGCCTGGCGGCCGGAAGCCGACTGCCTGCAGCTGTGCCTGTCGCTGGACCTGCGCGCGACCAAGACCAAGCGGACCAACGCCTACGAACTGTTGGCCCTGATCAACCAGCGCGTCTGGCTGGGCCACTTCGAGGTCTGGACCGAGGACGGCGAAGTCGTGTTCCGTCACGCCCTGGCCCTGCCGGCTGGCGAGCGCCCGACCATGGCCCAGGCCGCCTCGATGATCGACGCGGCGGTGGAGGCGGCCGACCGCTTCTATCCGGCCTTCGACTTCCTGCTGCACGGCGCGAAGACCCCGGACCAGGCGATGGCCGCCTGCATGTTCGAGACGGTCGGCCAAGCCTGATTTGGTCTGGACTTTCCTTCTTCCCCTGCGGGAGAAGGCGGCTAGCAAAGCAGGTCGGATGAGGGGTTTCTCCGCGTCCGCGAGGGAGACCGGTCATGACCCCCATCCTACTCCTCGGCGCCGGACGCATGGGCGGCGCGCTGATCCAGGGCTGGCGCGAGGCTGGGGCCTTTACGGCCATCGACCTGATCGTCCGTGATCCGAACATCGAGCCCGCGGCCGTGCGTGGCGCGATCGTCAACCCGCCGCTGGAGGCGCTGGGCGCCGCCAAGACCGTGCTGCTGGCCGTCAAGCCGCAGATCTGGCGCGAGGCCGTCAAGGACGTGGTCCCGCATATCGCGCCCGACGCCGTGATCGTCTCGATCGCCGCCGGCGTGCGCGCCGCCGACATTTCCGAGGCCTTCGGCGGCCGCCGCGTGGCGCGGGTCATGCCGACCACCGCCGTCGCGATCGGACGCGGCGCGGCCAGCCTCTACGCCGAGGACGCCGAGGCCCTGGCGCGGGCCAAGGCTCTGTTCGAGCCGGTCGCGGCCGTTGCGGTCCTGCCGAACGAAGAGCTGATGCACGCGGCCACCGCCGTCTCGGGCTCGGCCCCGGCCTATCTCTACGCCTTCGTCGAGGCGCTCGAGGCGGCGGGCGCGGCGCAAGGCCTCGATCCCGCCGAAAGCGCCCGCCTGGCCCGCGCCACCATCATCGGCGCGGCCGCGCTGATGGAGCAGAGCGGCGAAGAGCCGGCGGAACTGCGCAAACAAGTCACCTCGCCTGGCGGCACCACGGCCGCGGCGCTGGCGGTGCTGATGGGCGAGGGCGGCTTTGGCGACCTGCTGCCAAAGGCCCTGGCGGCGGCGGTGGCGCGGTCGAAGGAACTGGGGGGGTAAATCCTCCCCCGCTAGGGGGAGGACTGTCTTGTGATCGCCGGCTTCTAGCGCCATCTCTTTCTCATGACCGACGACATCCTCGACCGCGCCGCCGACGCCGCCCTGGCCCTCGCCGCCGACCAGCCTTGGCCGTCCGTGTCGCTGCGCGACATCGCGGTGAAGGCCGACATCCCGTTTCCGGATCTCTACGCCAAGGCCAACAGCCGTCTGGCGGTCCTGGCGCGCGTGTCCGAACGCTTCGACTGCGCGGCGCTCGCGATCGACTACCCTCAAGGCTCGAACGCCCAGGACCGGCTGTTCGACGCGGTGATGGCGCGGCTGGAGGCGATGGAGCCGCACCGGACGGCGTTGCTGAACATCGCCAAGGCGCAGGGCGCGGTGGTCGCCGCGATGCGCTTCCCCTTCATCGCCCGCGCCCTGCTGGAAGCCGCCGGCGTGCCCGCCACCCCGCCGCGCCTGCTTGCCATGGCCGCCGTATGGGCGCGCGTGGTCCAGGTCTGGCGCGAGGACGACGCCGCCCTGAACCGCACCATGGCCGAGCTGGACAAGCGCCTGAAGCAGATGGCCCAGCGGCTTGGGATGATCGGGGCGGGGTTCTAGGGGGAGCGAAGTTTAGATGCTCCCCCGCGATGCGGGGGAGCTGTCGCGGAGCGACTGAGGGGGCGAGCTGGGCGAACGCCCCGCTAGCCCCCTCCGGCCCTCTGGGCCACCTCCCCCGCATCGCGGGGGAGGATCTGTTCAGGACTACCCCGGCAGCCGGATCAACGCTCTTAAGCCCCCCATCGTCGAGCGCGACAGCATCAGGTCCCCGCCGAGGCCCCGCGCCATGTCGCGCGCGATGGCGAGGCCTAGCCCCACGCCCTTCTCGTTCTGGTTCCGGCTCTCGTCGAGGCGTGAGAAGGGCTTGAAGGCCTCTTCGTAGCGGTCCTCGGGGATGCCCGGACCGTCGTCGTCCACCGCGATCTCGACCCCGCCGGTCTGGCGAGCGGCGGCGGTGACCTTGACGCGGTCGGCGTGGGCGACGCCGTTGTCGACCAAGTTGGCGAGCGCGCGGCGGAAGGCCAGGGGCCGGACCCGCGCCTCCAGCCCCGGCGCGATGTCGGTCTCGATCGCCGCGCCGCCGCGCTCGGCGTCGGCCACCACCCCGCCGATCAGTTCGGAGAGATCGACCACCCGCGCGTCCTCGCCGCCCTCGCCGCGGGCGAAGGCCAGGTACTCGTCGATCATGTGCTCCATTTCAGCGAGATCGCCCTTCATCGCCTCGATCTGTTCGCAGGGCTCGGCCATGGCCATTTCCAGCTTCAGGCGGGTCAGCGGCGTACGCAGGTCGTGGCTGACGCTGGCCAGGAGGGCGGTGCGCTGCTCGATGTGCCGAACGATGCGGGCCTTCATGGCCAGGAAGGCGCGGGCGGCCTTGCGCACCTCGCGCGCGCCGTGCGGCTTGAAGTCATGCTCCTCGCCCCGGCCGAAGGCGTCGGCGGCGTCGGCCAGGCGCTCGATGGCGCGGACCTGGTTGCGGATGAACAGGATGGCGATCGCCGTCAGCAGCATGGTCGCCACCACCATCCACAGGATGAAGATGTGCCCTTGGGTGGCGTAGGCCCGGTCGCGCAGGGCGTAGATCTGCAGGACCCCGCCCTTCACCTGCACCCGGATGTCGATATAGGCCGTGTAGCGGGTCGTATCGAACCAGAACGGGTTATCCAGCCGGTCGTCCAGGGCCTGTTGCAGCGACCGGTCTAGCGCCGCGAACAGCGAGGGCCGGCGGCTGGTCGGCAGCTTGCGGCCCTTCTGGAAGGCGATCGACAGGGACATCGAGTCTTCGGCCCGCTTGGCCAGCTTCTCGACGGCGGCGGGGCTGGGATCGTCCTCGTAGGACTGCACGGCCCAGGCGATGTCGCCGGCCAGGCCCTCGGAGAGCTTGCTGGTCACCGACTGCCAGTGCGCGTCGAAGAACGCCCAGGTCACGGCGATCTGCATCACCGCCACCGGCAGGATGATGATCAATAGGCTGCGGCCGAACAGCGAGGTCGGCAGCAGGCGCTTGAGGAAGGGCGGGAGGTTGAGGCGGGTGGAGAGGGGCACCTAAATCCTCCCCCCAGCGGGGGAGGTGGCGCGAAGCGCCGGAGGGGGAAGATGGCATTCCCGCCGCTGGTCGACTTTCCCCTCCGTCCGCTGCGCGGACACCTCCCCCGCTGGGGGGAGGATTTGAACGCGCCCCACCATCAATCCGGCGCCAGCCGATACCCGATCCCGCGCACGGTCTGCAGGTAGCGCGGATTCTTCGGGTCCGGCTCGATCTTGCGGCGCAGGCGCGTGACCTGGACGTCGACGGCGCGGCCAGTGGCGTCGGCGGTGTCGCGAGCCAGCTCCAGGCGGTCGACGGGTTCGTGGGCCGAGCGGGCCAGGCGGCGCATCAGCGTGACCTCGGCCTCGGTCAGGCGGATGACCTCGCCATCGCAGACGAGCTCGCCGCGTTCGGGCTCGAACGTGCAGCGGCCCAGGTTCAGGGCGGCGCTTCGTGTCCCGACCGGGCGGGCGGACGAGCGGCGCAGGATCGCCTCGATGCGCAACAGCAGTTCCTGAGGCTCGAACGGCTTGCCCAGATAGTCGTCGACGCCGTTCGACAGGCCCTCGATCCGGTCGGCGGTCTGGTCGCGGGCGGTCAGCATCAGGATCGGGGTGCGGCCGGCCTCGCCGCCCTTGGCGCGCAGGCGCTTGGTGAAGGCCATGCCGTCCTCGCCCGGCATCATCACGTCCAGCACCATCAGGTCGAAGTCCAGCGACTCGAACAGCTTGTCGGCGCCGGCCGCGTTCGAGGCGGCGGTGACGCGGAAGCCGGCGCGGCCCAGGAACTCCTTGATCAGCTTGCGCAGGCGATCGTCGTCGTCGACGACCAGCAGGTGGCGCTCGCGGCGCTCTTCTGGAGTCATGGAGTCGTCCTCAAACGTTCTGGCGCCGGGGCGCGCCGACGCCCTGGCGGGGACCGGCCAGCGCCGCCAGGATTCGCCGCGCGCCGGCCACGCCGTCGAGGCCGCCGGTGCGATAGGCCCGGGCCAGCAGCGCCCGCAGCCGCTCGGCCGTCCGCTGCTCGAAGGCCACGCCATCGGGCGTCAGGGTCGCGGGGCGGCGACGGCCGTCCAGCTCGCCCGAGCCGCGCTCGACCAGGCCCGCCTTCTGAAGGTCGGCCAGGGTGCGGCTGGCGGCCTGCTTGGACAGGCTCGTCAGCTTGGAAAGGTCCTGCACCCCGATGCCCGGCCGGCGGCGCAGCAGGAAGGCCGCGCGCCAGTGCGAACGGCCAAGGCCGACGCTCTCGCTTTCCAGCGCCGCGTCGACGGCGGCCCACAGCGAAGCCTCGGCCAGCAGGATCAGTTCCAGCCCGCCGTCCAGCTCCTCCTCGCGGAGGATCAGACGGGGATCGTCCGAACCGGGCTGCAGCGGGGCTATCATCGCGCGGAGTCCATTTTATTTGACGCGCCCACCCTCGGGGCGTCTAAGGGCCGGGTTTTTCATAAGGAGGTCTTGGGCCGATGTCTCTGGTTCCCTTCGACGATCGTGATGGTTGGATCTGGCTGGACGGCCAGTTCGCGCCCTGGCGCGAAGCGAAGGTGCACGTACTCACCCACGGCCTGCACTACGCCTCGTCCGTCTTCGAGGGCGAGCGGATGTACGGCGGCGAGATTTTCAAGCTGACCGAACATACCGAGCGCCTCTTCAAGTCGGCCGAGATCCTCGACTTCAAGATCCCATACACGGTGGCCGAGATCGACGAGGCCTGCAAGGCGACGGCCGAGAAGAATGGCCTTAAGGACTGCTATGTCCGCCCGATCGCCTGGCGCGGCAGCGAGATGATCGGCGTCTCGGCGCAACAGACCAAGATCCACGTCGCCATCGCCGTCTGGGAATGGCCGAGCTACTTCGACCCCGCGACCAAGGCCAAGGGCATTCGCCTGACCTGGGCCAAGTATCAGCGCCCGGACCCGAAGACCGCCCCGGTCGCGGCCAAGGCCGCCGGCCTCTACATGATCTGCACCA encodes:
- the proC gene encoding pyrroline-5-carboxylate reductase, producing MTPILLLGAGRMGGALIQGWREAGAFTAIDLIVRDPNIEPAAVRGAIVNPPLEALGAAKTVLLAVKPQIWREAVKDVVPHIAPDAVIVSIAAGVRAADISEAFGGRRVARVMPTTAVAIGRGAASLYAEDAEALARAKALFEPVAAVAVLPNEELMHAATAVSGSAPAYLYAFVEALEAAGAAQGLDPAESARLARATIIGAAALMEQSGEEPAELRKQVTSPGGTTAAALAVLMGEGGFGDLLPKALAAAVARSKELGG
- a CDS encoding TetR family transcriptional regulator — its product is MTDDILDRAADAALALAADQPWPSVSLRDIAVKADIPFPDLYAKANSRLAVLARVSERFDCAALAIDYPQGSNAQDRLFDAVMARLEAMEPHRTALLNIAKAQGAVVAAMRFPFIARALLEAAGVPATPPRLLAMAAVWARVVQVWREDDAALNRTMAELDKRLKQMAQRLGMIGAGF
- a CDS encoding ATP-binding protein; translation: MPLSTRLNLPPFLKRLLPTSLFGRSLLIIILPVAVMQIAVTWAFFDAHWQSVTSKLSEGLAGDIAWAVQSYEDDPSPAAVEKLAKRAEDSMSLSIAFQKGRKLPTSRRPSLFAALDRSLQQALDDRLDNPFWFDTTRYTAYIDIRVQVKGGVLQIYALRDRAYATQGHIFILWMVVATMLLTAIAILFIRNQVRAIERLADAADAFGRGEEHDFKPHGAREVRKAARAFLAMKARIVRHIEQRTALLASVSHDLRTPLTRLKLEMAMAEPCEQIEAMKGDLAEMEHMIDEYLAFARGEGGEDARVVDLSELIGGVVADAERGGAAIETDIAPGLEARVRPLAFRRALANLVDNGVAHADRVKVTAAARQTGGVEIAVDDDGPGIPEDRYEEAFKPFSRLDESRNQNEKGVGLGLAIARDMARGLGGDLMLSRSTMGGLRALIRLPG
- a CDS encoding response regulator translates to MTPEERRERHLLVVDDDDRLRKLIKEFLGRAGFRVTAASNAAGADKLFESLDFDLMVLDVMMPGEDGMAFTKRLRAKGGEAGRTPILMLTARDQTADRIEGLSNGVDDYLGKPFEPQELLLRIEAILRRSSARPVGTRSAALNLGRCTFEPERGELVCDGEVIRLTEAEVTLMRRLARSAHEPVDRLELARDTADATGRAVDVQVTRLRRKIEPDPKNPRYLQTVRGIGYRLAPD
- a CDS encoding MarR family winged helix-turn-helix transcriptional regulator, whose protein sequence is MIAPLQPGSDDPRLILREEELDGGLELILLAEASLWAAVDAALESESVGLGRSHWRAAFLLRRRPGIGVQDLSKLTSLSKQAASRTLADLQKAGLVERGSGELDGRRRPATLTPDGVAFEQRTAERLRALLARAYRTGGLDGVAGARRILAALAGPRQGVGAPRRQNV
- a CDS encoding branched-chain amino acid aminotransferase — encoded protein: MSLVPFDDRDGWIWLDGQFAPWREAKVHVLTHGLHYASSVFEGERMYGGEIFKLTEHTERLFKSAEILDFKIPYTVAEIDEACKATAEKNGLKDCYVRPIAWRGSEMIGVSAQQTKIHVAIAVWEWPSYFDPATKAKGIRLTWAKYQRPDPKTAPVAAKAAGLYMICTISKHAAEKDGYADAMMLDYRGYVAEATGANVFFVKDGVLHTPKPDCFLDGITRRTVIAIAKDKGIEVVERHIQKEELSGFTECFIVGTAAEVTPVSEVGEFTFTPGKLSLDLMDTYAALVRGQAMAEA